Part of the Prevotella communis genome is shown below.
TGAGTTGTTTGACTTGTATTCAGGCACAATCTCCTTCATCTTCTTTACCGTTGCCATGTCGTCATATTGCTTGGATATGGCTATCAGGTTATTGATCTCCTTATTGACTTCTTCATAATCGTATTCACGCACTTCGGCAATACGTATCTTTTCGTGGAACGAGGGCTTAGTGCCTTCCAACTCGTTGAGCACTTCCTCGTAAAGCTTCTCGCCAGCACGCAGTCCGGTGTACTCTATTTTTACGTTTTTAGCGCCGCTTAGTGCAATCATGCGTTGAGCCAGGTCTGCAATTTTTACTGGTTGTCCCATGTCAAATACAAAGATTTCGCCACCGTGGCCTTTTGTGCCTGCTTCAAGTACCAACTTACATGCTTCGGGAATCAGCATGAAGAATCGCACAATGCGTGGATCTGTTACTGTGACAGGACCGCCATTCTTGATTTGTTCCCGGAACAGAGGAATCACACTGCCGTTAGATCCCAGTACATTACCAAAGCGGGTGGTGATAAACTGTGTCTTATCCGTAGTCTTGCCAAGGCTCTGTACGTAGATTTCACAGATGCGCTTTGAACATCCCATCACGTTGGTGGGGTTCACGGCCTTATCCGTTGATACCATGACGAACTTCTTGACGCCATACTTTACGCTCAGGTCGGCAATCACCTTCGTACCATATATATTATTCTGTACAGCCTCACTGGGGTTGTTCTCCATCATCGGCACGTGCTTATAGGCGGCAGCATGGAAAACATAGTCGGGTTTGAAGTCGCTGAAAATCTGCTCCATGCGGTCTTCCTTGCAGATACTTGTGACCACAGTCTCAGCCTTCACATCGGGGAATTCTTTCTCCATCATCAGACGGATATCATGCTCAGGCGTCTCGGCCTGGTCTATCAGCATCATCTTGGCAGGCTTGTTGACGGCTACCTGACGCACCATCTCAGAGCCGATGCTGCCTGCAGAACCGGTAATCAACACACGTTTGCCTTTCAGAAGTGCACCTACGGATGCCATATCCACAGTGATTTCCTGACGTGGGAGGAGATCTTCCACAGAGACCTCTTTCAGCTGCATGCTACGGAAGTTATCTTCGTTGAGGTTGTCTTCGTTTGGTTTTAACTCCTTTGCCTGCTGAGCCATATAAATCTTGCAGCCAGCTTTGATAAGCATGTCCTGTATCTGCTGGTTGTTTCTGAAATCGTCAATACGAAGGGGGGATACAAGTACGGCGTCAATATGTTTCTGGGCAATGATGTCTTCCAGATTGTCATTGACATTATAAACTTGCTTACCCATCAGCAACATGTGCTTAGCCTGCTTGTCGTGTGAGATAAAACCCTGAAGGAGATATTTCTTGGGGTTTTGTGAGTTGATGTACTTGGCAAGACCAATACCGCCAGAGAGTGCGCCGTAGATAAGTACTCTCATGGCTCGCTTGTCAGATACCATCACGTCGTATAGGTTTTTAACCATCACACGTCCGGCCCACATCAGCAGGGTAGCCACACAGAATGTGACAACTGTTTCTGTCTGGCTCAGGATGGCAATGCAGCAAACATACTTTTCTGCGATGACAGAGTAGATAAGAGCAATAACCATTGACAGCAAACTGCCATAGCCTACACGCATCAAGTCTACGAAACTTGAGTAACGTACAATTCCGGAGTATGTGCGGAAGACGCGGAAACCAATGATTGCGAATGCCGTATAGATAAGCATGGTGTACAACACCGCAAATCGGAGATCAAATAATACGGCAGTTTTCCTGAAAGTCCAGAAGGTAAAGATACCTGAGAGGAATACAAATAGACTATCTGCGATTAGCACACACCAATAAGGTAAAGTATTCTTGGTGAAGTACCAACTGATTATTTTGTCTAATGGATTTTTCATATTAGCTTAGTATTTTCGGGTGCAAAAGTACATATTTTTTGTAAAATAAAGAAATTTTTGAGTATTATTTTAAACTTTTTCGTCACTATTGCGTCTAACCTGTGATTTCAAACCATATTTTAATCACCATATAATTAAAAACAATTAAAACTATGAAGAAACTTTTTATGATGATTGCAATGCTGGCACTTCCGTTTGCCATGCAGGCACAGACAACATTCCACGACGTCGAAGCAAACGATGCTACTGGAAAAGTGAAGAAGATTGAGAGCAGCCAGATGGGCCGCCAGCAAGTGATTAATTTCTCTCCCGACGGAAAGATGCAGCAGGAGGGTATGAGCGATGCAAAATATGATGCCAATGGCTATCTGCAGTCGGCAAAAATGAATGCACGCGGTATGGATATTGTTGTTACCTATAAGTGGGAAAACGGTAAGGTGAAGAGCCAGAGCATGGACATGGGTGGCCAGGGCTTTTCTATGACTTTTGCCTATAACGACAAGGGCGCTGTTGTCAGTCAGACCATGGATATGGGTGGCCAGGAAATGAAGATGGAATATACCGATATAAAATATGATGCTAAGGGTAACTGGATCAGCCGTAAGACCTCTATGATGGGGCAGGAGATGGAACAGACCCGCACTATCGAATATTACGAATAAAGCCAACCATTCACATTATACATTAAATTTCTTTTTAAAAAAATGGCTATCTTTTATTAAGGTAGCCGTTTTTTTTGTAATTTTGCAGCCGAAAAAACAAAACTTAGCAGTATAAAACTAAACAATATATGTGTGGAATAGTTGGTTATATTGGTAAGCAACAGGCTTATCCAATACTTATTAAGGGACTTCGTCGACTGGAGTATCGTGGTTATGACTCTGCCGGTGTGGCACTGATTAATGATAAATGCGACCTTAATGTTTACAAGACGAAAGGTAAGGTGGACAATTTGACGGAGTATTGCTCTGACAAGGATGTCACGGGCTGTGTAGGTATTGCCCATACGCGCTGGGCTACTCATGGCGAACCTTCGGCTCGTAATGCCCATCCACACTATTCGCAGAGCCATAACCTGGCAATTATCCATAACGGAATTATTGAGAACTATGCCGATATTAAGGCTAAGCTGATAGATAAAGGCGTGGAGTTCAAGAGTGACACGGATACCGAGGTACTGGTGCAGCTCGTAGAGTATATCATGGAGAAAAAGGGCATCACTCTGCTTGAGGCTGTTCAGGTGGCACTCTATCAGGTGATTGGTGCTTATGCCATCGCTATTGTTGATAAGCGCGACCCCAGTCAGATAATTGCTGCCCGTAAGCAGAGTCCACTAGTGGTAGGTATCGGAAAGGATGAGTTTTTCCTAGGGTCTGATGCCAGTCCTATCATTGAATATACGGACAAGGTTGTGTATCTGGAGGATGGTATGATTGCCGTCATCCGTTTGGGTGAGGACTTGAAGGTGATGAGTATCCTCGGTGAGGAGCAGGAACTGCAGGTGAAGAAGGTGGATATTGATCTTGGACAGATAGAGAAAGGCGGCTATGCTCATTTTATGCTGAAGGAAATCTTTGAGCAGCCCGAATGTCTTACTAACTGTATGCGTGGACGTATCAATGTAGATGCCAACCACGTGACACTTTCTGCCCTTATCGATTATCGTCTCCAACTGTTGAAAGCCAAGCGTATTGTCATAGTAGCTTGTGGTACCTCTTGGCATGCAGGTCTTATTGGTAAACAACTGATAGAATCGTTCTGCCGTATTCCTTGTGAGGTGGAGTATGCCTCGGAGTTCCGTTATCGTAACCCTGTTGTTACAGACGATGACGTGGTGATTGCAATCTCGCAGAGTGGTGAGACGGCCGATACTCTTGCTGCTATCCAGTTGGCTAAGGAGAAAGGGGCCTTTATCTATGGTATCTGTAATGCCATTGGCTCAAGCATCCCTCGTGCCACCGATACGGGTACATATATCCATGTAGGTCCAGAGATTGGCGTGGCTTCAACGAAGGCTTTCACGGGTCAGGTCACGGTACTCACCATGTTTGCTTTGGCATTGGCTGATGCAAAGGGTACTATCAGTCGTGATGAATACCTGAAGGTGGTGGAAGAGTTGAATCGTGTTCCTGAAATTATCAGGGAGGTGTTGAAGACAAATGAGAAAGTGCGTGATCTTGCTCGTACCTTTACATATGCGCACAACTTCCTGTATTTGGGACGCGGCTATTCTTATCCAGTAGCTTTGGAGGGCGCTTTGAAACTGAAGGAGATTTCTTATATACATGCCGAGGGCTATCCTGCTGCAGAGATGAAACATGGACCTATTGCTCTGATTGACTCTGATATGCCTGTTGTGGTCATTGCTACACACAATGCCATGTACGAGAAGGTACTATCTAATATTCAGGAAATCAAAGCTCGCCAGGGACGTGTCATCGCACTTGTGTCAAAGGGTGACGATACTATTAGTCGTATAGCTGACGAGGTTATCGAACTGCCTGATGTGCTGGAATGCCTGGAGCCTTTGGTGGCTACCATTCCTCTCCAGCTTTTGGCTTACCATGTGGCCGTCTGCAAGGGTAAGAACGTGGACCAGCCTCGAAATCTGGCAAAGTCGGTTACGGTAGAGTAATTGTTTGAATATGTGATATATTAAAAATGGTGTAACCTGCTGGGTTGCACCATTTTTATATTTTATTCTTGCTTTACTGGTTAGTCCTGTTTCTCCTTCTCGAAACTCATGTTCTCGTAGAGTTCCTGCGAACCGTCATTGCTTTGGGGTAGGAAGTGGAGTCGTACACCACGGATGTGCTTCTTGGCGCGGAATTCCTTGGGATCATCTACCTTGTCACTTTCTATCTCGAGTTTCATCATACCCCAGTCTGGCAGACGCACACGATCACCGTCGCGCAGGTGACTGTTCACCACTTCGGCGATGCTGATAAGTACGCCTTTGATATTGCCTGCGCTGAACCCCGTGCGCAGGGCAGTCTCCTTGATAATCTGTTCGCTCTCTATGGTCTTCTCGTGAACGGCCACTGCCTTGTATTTTCCAAAGTTCTTGAGGGTGGGCTTGGTTTCTTGCTTAATCTTATATTTCATAATGCTTTTCGTATTTTCGTGCAAATTTAGTAAATACTCCTGAGAATGCCAATTATTTCTCGATAATCTTGATTTAAACATCTTCCGACACTCACCCGTTACATCTCTATCGGTTATAAAGTAAAACCCAGTCTATTGTTCCTCATTTCTTAGCAGTAGAGTAGTAAAGAAATTCTCTAGAGAATTTTGTCCTTACTAAGTGATATAGCATTTGCTACTTAGTTATACAGGAAGAAATTCTCTAGAGAATTTTTCTACTATCATATAGAAGGCAGATTGAAAGTCCGTAATTTCGTTCTTGTTACTACGTTAAACAGACCTGATAAGTCAATACAAATAGTACCCAGAAATACAAGAGAACTAGAAGAAGATCCCATAGTGATTCCTGATTAGAATGGCTACGTTCCACAACATTCTTGCATAGGTAAGCGTTAAGTGGCAGCTCGTGAGGAAGGAACTGTATGATGGTAAGAAATTACAATAGATTTTGGTGGTTTGAAAAAAACATCGTATATTTGCAGCGCAAAGGGTGGTCTTTGACATATTAGTATAAAGAATACATACATAGTCTGTTATTCGCGTTCCCCCCGGCGTTCAGCGTTGTGAATACCTCTCAATTAGTACGAAAGCAATATCATAAACAGTGCGCAGGTCGATGTCTTCCGTGCGCTGCTCGTTGTGAATACCTCTCAAATTAG
Proteins encoded:
- the glmS gene encoding glutamine--fructose-6-phosphate transaminase (isomerizing) codes for the protein MCGIVGYIGKQQAYPILIKGLRRLEYRGYDSAGVALINDKCDLNVYKTKGKVDNLTEYCSDKDVTGCVGIAHTRWATHGEPSARNAHPHYSQSHNLAIIHNGIIENYADIKAKLIDKGVEFKSDTDTEVLVQLVEYIMEKKGITLLEAVQVALYQVIGAYAIAIVDKRDPSQIIAARKQSPLVVGIGKDEFFLGSDASPIIEYTDKVVYLEDGMIAVIRLGEDLKVMSILGEEQELQVKKVDIDLGQIEKGGYAHFMLKEIFEQPECLTNCMRGRINVDANHVTLSALIDYRLQLLKAKRIVIVACGTSWHAGLIGKQLIESFCRIPCEVEYASEFRYRNPVVTDDDVVIAISQSGETADTLAAIQLAKEKGAFIYGICNAIGSSIPRATDTGTYIHVGPEIGVASTKAFTGQVTVLTMFALALADAKGTISRDEYLKVVEELNRVPEIIREVLKTNEKVRDLARTFTYAHNFLYLGRGYSYPVALEGALKLKEISYIHAEGYPAAEMKHGPIALIDSDMPVVVIATHNAMYEKVLSNIQEIKARQGRVIALVSKGDDTISRIADEVIELPDVLECLEPLVATIPLQLLAYHVAVCKGKNVDQPRNLAKSVTVE
- a CDS encoding HU family DNA-binding protein; protein product: MKYKIKQETKPTLKNFGKYKAVAVHEKTIESEQIIKETALRTGFSAGNIKGVLISIAEVVNSHLRDGDRVRLPDWGMMKLEIESDKVDDPKEFRAKKHIRGVRLHFLPQSNDGSQELYENMSFEKEKQD
- a CDS encoding polysaccharide biosynthesis protein, producing MKNPLDKIISWYFTKNTLPYWCVLIADSLFVFLSGIFTFWTFRKTAVLFDLRFAVLYTMLIYTAFAIIGFRVFRTYSGIVRYSSFVDLMRVGYGSLLSMVIALIYSVIAEKYVCCIAILSQTETVVTFCVATLLMWAGRVMVKNLYDVMVSDKRAMRVLIYGALSGGIGLAKYINSQNPKKYLLQGFISHDKQAKHMLLMGKQVYNVNDNLEDIIAQKHIDAVLVSPLRIDDFRNNQQIQDMLIKAGCKIYMAQQAKELKPNEDNLNEDNFRSMQLKEVSVEDLLPRQEITVDMASVGALLKGKRVLITGSAGSIGSEMVRQVAVNKPAKMMLIDQAETPEHDIRLMMEKEFPDVKAETVVTSICKEDRMEQIFSDFKPDYVFHAAAYKHVPMMENNPSEAVQNNIYGTKVIADLSVKYGVKKFVMVSTDKAVNPTNVMGCSKRICEIYVQSLGKTTDKTQFITTRFGNVLGSNGSVIPLFREQIKNGGPVTVTDPRIVRFFMLIPEACKLVLEAGTKGHGGEIFVFDMGQPVKIADLAQRMIALSGAKNVKIEYTGLRAGEKLYEEVLNELEGTKPSFHEKIRIAEVREYDYEEVNKEINNLIAISKQYDDMATVKKMKEIVPEYKSNNSVYEVLDK